AACTCATTATTTTACCCCATGTCTTTTCCGATGATGTGTGGAGCTGGTACGATTTCTGTTTTGCTAACATTGAGTGCATCAACTTCATTCCAAAATATCGAACAATATTTATGGAATACTAGTGCTCTAATTGTTGGGATTTTTTGTATGACCGTTGTTATTTATATATGTGTTGCCAATACGCATATTCTATTAGAAAAAATAGGTGAAAGAGGAAAACAAATTGTAAATCGTTTAAGTGCCTTTATCGTATTTTGTATTGGTTTGCAAATTTTTTGGGAAGGATTACAAGTACTTCTTTCTTTAAAGTAATTTTAAAAATTTAAACCTTTTTATCTTATTGATTAAACCTTTTGGAATTTTGAAAGTCTTATATTTTAGCTAAAACAAGTTTTGGCTAAATATTAATACTTGTATGTACAAACGTTAAATAAAAATTAACAATTCAACTTTTAACAATTCTAAAACCTAAATTTGCTTTTCCTTAACTAAAGGAATTATTTAACTTTATTTATACCCTACTTATGAAAATAAAAAACATTGTCTACATCTTATTATTACTATGTTTTGTTGGATTTATTGGCTATAGAATTACTTCTAATAGTGCGAAAAAAAATGATTCAAAAGATAAAGGCGCAAAAGATAAACCAGTGACCGTTACAGGGATAGTAGTTCGTTCTAAAACTTTTGACAATAACTTATCTCTTTCTGGCTCTATTGAAGCAAATGAGCAGATTGAAATTCACTCAGAAGTTTCAGGAATTGTTGAGGGTATTTATTTTCAAGAAGGTAGCAATGTGACCAAAGGACAAATATTATTTAAAGTAAATGATATAGAGTTAAGAGCGCAATTAACTCAAGCTAGTACAAAAGAAGGTTTAGCTGCCGAAAATGAAAGAAGAGCTAAGTTATTATTACAAAAGGAAGCAATTAGCCAAGAAGAATATGATATAGCAAGAGCCGATTATAAATCTGCTCAAGCACAAAGTCAGTTGGTAAAGGCTCAAATTTCAAAAACATCTGTTCGGGCTCCTTTTTCAGGAAAAATAGGATTACGTTCAATTTCTCCAGGAACTTATATTACACCTACAGTTATGGTAGCAAAATTAGTCAATACTGGAAAATTAAAAATTACATTTTCTATTCCCGAAAAATACGCAGCAGAAGTAAAATCAAATTCA
The Flavobacterium sp. 5 DNA segment above includes these coding regions:
- a CDS encoding efflux RND transporter periplasmic adaptor subunit — its product is MKIKNIVYILLLLCFVGFIGYRITSNSAKKNDSKDKGAKDKPVTVTGIVVRSKTFDNNLSLSGSIEANEQIEIHSEVSGIVEGIYFQEGSNVTKGQILFKVNDIELRAQLTQASTKEGLAAENERRAKLLLQKEAISQEEYDIARADYKSAQAQSQLVKAQISKTSVRAPFSGKIGLRSISPGTYITPTVMVAKLVNTGKLKITFSIPEKYAAEVKSNSAIDFTVSGSTKVYTAKIYAIEPEVEVATRTLQIRAIADNIDGKLFPGTFADVKLPLDIINDAIVIPSESIIPVQNGKKVYIANMGKAKEVMVEATTRTDSSILILSGLKVGDTLITGGVMSLKNDAPIKVNIK